GTAAATGATGAAAAATACCGCGATGCCGCTCAGAAAGCCGATCGTCCTCTTATTCACACCAATCACTCCTCAGTTAAGAACTCGGCCCATTTTTTCGGATCGATGTCCATGAATTTCGCCCGCTGGAACTTGTTTTTCTGGTTGAACGGAACGGTGCAGTCGAAAATTGCCTTGCACGCGATGCCGTGGTCGCGGATGCTCGCCGAATAGTCCGGGTCGCTGGAAGGATCGAGCGGATGGCACCGGACGCCGGGGATGAAGACCGCGTCCTCGTTCCCCTGGAACCGGGTGGTCATTGCCCACATGACGTCGCTCATATCGAATGGATCGACATCCTCGTCGACCAGGAACACATGCTTCAGTTCGCTGAAGGCGGAAAAAGCAAGCAGAGCCGCCTGCCTCTGGCGCCCTTCGTCGCTCGGGGAGCTCTTTTTGAACTGGATGATCGCGACGAATTTTCCGCACCCGCAGGGAGCGGCGTAGACGTTCAGGAGCCTGCCCGGCATCGCCCGCTCGATCATCGAAATGATGCTGGCCTCCGTCGGAAGGCCGGCCATGGAGACGTGCTCCCCGCTGGGCCCGATGCAGCACTGCATGATCGGGTTCGTGCGGTGCGTGACCGCCTTTACCTTGATGACGGGGATCTTCTGCGCAACCCCGGTGTAGCCCGGGAACTCCGGCATGGCCTTTCCGGTGTGGGTGTTCTGGTCTTCCTCCACCCTTTTATGGGGGATCAGCTCGCCTTCGATGACATATTCGGCGTTTGCGATGCAGTTTTCGGGGATGGTCAGGCATTTCGTCAGCTCGACCGGCCGATTGCGCAGCGCGCCCGCGACCTGAAGCTCGTCGTAGCCGATCGGGGTGGTCGGCGCCTCGAAGCCCGCCCCGATTTCAATCGCCGGGTCGACCCCGATGCTGACGGAAATCGGCAGGGGCTTCCCCAGCGCTTCCGCCTTTTCAAAGAAAGCGCCCAGATGGCGCGCGCCGGGGGTGATCCACATGCTCAGCTCGTCTTTGGACTGCAGGCAGAGGCGGTGGATCGTGATGTCGTGATCCCCGTTCTCCGGGTCGGTGGCGTAGCACATGCCCATGGTGATGTAAGGGCCGGCATCCTCCTCCGTGTTGGTCGGCGCCGGGAGCAGCTTCCTGAGGTCAAAGCCCGGGTCGCTCGCATAGTGGACGACCTCCTGGCACTTTGCATTCTTGTTGTCGACGACGACCGGAGCAACGGGGTTTCTGACCGCTTTTCCCAGATAGAATCCGAGCGTTCTCGGGTCCGTGTCCAGAAGCAGCCCCACGCGCTTTCTGCTGCCCACCAGGCCGATGACCACTCTTGCGCCGTCGAATCCCCTGATGTGATTGAAGACCATGGCGGGCCCTTCCTTGGTCGGCCTCATCACGGTCCCTCCCGCGCCCACATGGCGGTAAACGCCCGATATTTCCGCATGGGGGTCCACCTCGATATCCGTTTCGACATATTGTCCGGGAACGCTCTTCAGCAGTTCCAGCGCCGAACGCAGATCGCAGACTTCATTTTTTTCTGACATACTTCTTCCTCCTTATCGCTCGTATCATATCGACTGATTCCATACGGGAACCAATTTTTTTCATT
This window of the Ruminococcaceae bacterium BL-6 genome carries:
- the lpdC gene encoding Gallate decarboxylase; this translates as MSEKNEVCDLRSALELLKSVPGQYVETDIEVDPHAEISGVYRHVGAGGTVMRPTKEGPAMVFNHIRGFDGARVVIGLVGSRKRVGLLLDTDPRTLGFYLGKAVRNPVAPVVVDNKNAKCQEVVHYASDPGFDLRKLLPAPTNTEEDAGPYITMGMCYATDPENGDHDITIHRLCLQSKDELSMWITPGARHLGAFFEKAEALGKPLPISVSIGVDPAIEIGAGFEAPTTPIGYDELQVAGALRNRPVELTKCLTIPENCIANAEYVIEGELIPHKRVEEDQNTHTGKAMPEFPGYTGVAQKIPVIKVKAVTHRTNPIMQCCIGPSGEHVSMAGLPTEASIISMIERAMPGRLLNVYAAPCGCGKFVAIIQFKKSSPSDEGRQRQAALLAFSAFSELKHVFLVDEDVDPFDMSDVMWAMTTRFQGNEDAVFIPGVRCHPLDPSSDPDYSASIRDHGIACKAIFDCTVPFNQKNKFQRAKFMDIDPKKWAEFLTEE